One stretch of Brevibacillus laterosporus DNA includes these proteins:
- a CDS encoding HPr family phosphocarrier protein, with translation MVQQRVMVKLKTGLQARPAAFFVQEANRYRSEIYVEKDNKKVNAKSIMGIMSLAISSGTEITILASGDDAQMAVDTLVNLIDKDE, from the coding sequence ATGGTACAGCAACGGGTTATGGTTAAGCTTAAAACCGGGTTACAAGCCCGCCCAGCGGCATTCTTTGTTCAAGAAGCAAATCGATACCGTTCTGAAATTTACGTAGAAAAAGACAATAAAAAGGTGAATGCCAAAAGTATCATGGGAATTATGAGTTTGGCGATCAGCTCGGGAACGGAAATTACCATCTTGGCTAGTGGGGATGATGCCCAAATGGCAGTTGATACACTAGTTAACCTGATTGATAAGGATGAATAA
- the whiA gene encoding DNA-binding protein WhiA gives MSFAAHTKKELTLIEGSTCCNRSELAALIRMNGTIQLGTGKFILDISTENAAIARRIYTLVKQIFQIHAELLVRKKMRLKKNNVYIVRIPLRAYEILEDLRIMDKNLTFYPGISHDLVANECCVRAFLRGAFLAGGSVNHPEASSYHLEIFSAYQDFCEALTDLANRYELNAKCIERKKGFVMYIKEGEKITDFLSVIGAHQALLYFEDVRIVKDMRNSVNRLHNCEIANINKTVNAATKQMENIQLIEKELGLENLPIRLREVAELRLQNPDINLKELGEMIPSGVVSKSGINHRLRKINEIADNLREKLSFST, from the coding sequence ATGTCATTCGCCGCACACACAAAAAAAGAGTTAACGTTGATTGAAGGTTCAACTTGCTGTAATCGATCGGAACTTGCTGCACTAATTCGTATGAACGGAACCATTCAACTAGGAACCGGAAAATTTATTTTGGATATCTCTACAGAGAATGCGGCGATCGCACGAAGAATTTACACGTTGGTTAAGCAAATTTTTCAGATTCATGCCGAGTTATTGGTGCGTAAAAAAATGCGTCTGAAAAAAAACAACGTGTATATTGTGCGAATTCCACTTCGGGCTTATGAGATCCTGGAAGACTTACGTATTATGGATAAGAATTTAACCTTTTATCCGGGTATTTCACATGATCTCGTGGCGAATGAATGTTGCGTACGTGCGTTTCTTCGAGGAGCCTTTTTAGCAGGTGGTTCTGTAAATCACCCTGAGGCTTCTAGCTATCATTTGGAAATTTTCTCTGCTTATCAAGATTTTTGTGAAGCGTTAACCGATCTAGCTAATCGCTATGAATTGAATGCCAAATGTATTGAACGCAAAAAAGGTTTTGTCATGTACATAAAAGAAGGCGAAAAAATTACGGACTTCTTGAGTGTAATTGGGGCGCATCAGGCTTTGTTATATTTTGAAGATGTGCGTATTGTTAAAGACATGCGGAATTCAGTTAATCGTTTGCATAACTGTGAGATTGCGAATATCAATAAAACGGTCAATGCTGCTACTAAACAAATGGAGAATATTCAATTGATCGAGAAAGAGCTCGGCCTTGAAAACTTACCTATTCGCTTACGTGAGGTGGCGGAACTCCGCTTGCAGAATCCTGACATTAACCTGAAGGAATTAGGCGAAATGATTCCAAGTGGGGTTGTGAGCAAGTCAGGCATTAACCATCGCTTGCGTAAGATAAATGAGATTGCAGATAACTTGCGAGAAAAACTGAGTTTTTCTACGTAG